The Alistipes finegoldii DSM 17242 DNA segment GTCTCGGACAGACCGTCGGACTGGAACGGCTGGGCGAGCGCGCCCCGTCGATCACCACCGACTGGAAAGTTCCCGATCCGGGCGTCATGCTGGTCAAGATGAGCTACGGCTACCGCGTGCGGCTGGCTCCGATCCAGATGATCACCTTCTACAACGCCATCGCCAACGGCGGCAAAATGATCTCACCCGTGCTGGTGCGCGAACTGCGGCGCGGCGACCGCGTCGAGGAGCGGTTCGAAAGCCGCACCCTCGCCTCGTCGATCTGCTCGCGCTCGGCGCTGCGCGAGGTGCAGCGGTGTCTCGAACTGGTCTGCACAGAGGGTACCGCCAGCCTCTATTTCAGGGACACCGCCCGGCTGCGCGTGGCCGCCAAGACCGGCACGGCGCAGATCACCGACGCCCGCAGCCGCGAAGGCCGCTACTACCTCGGCTCGATGATCGCCTACTTCCCGGCCGACAACCCCCGCTACACGGTGCTGACGACCATCGAAACCCGTGCGCAGGCCGGCAAGGCCTATTACGGAGGTCCGCTGGCGGGTCCGGTCGTCAAACGCATGGTCGATTACATCTACAACCGCAACCGCGACTGGTACGGCCGCGTCGAGCGGCACGGCCCGCGCCGCCACCCAGACCGGATCAAGGGCGGCGACATCGCCCAGATCCGCCGCGTGGCGGACAAGCTTTCGCCCCGCGCTTCGTTCGACCACCGCACGGGCTGGGGCCGCGTGCAGGTGGACAGCCTTTCGAACGTGGTCATCACGAGCCTTCCGGCCGAAACGGGCACGATGCCCGACGTGCGGGGCATGGGACTCAAGGACGCGCTGTTCGTACTCGAAAGCCGCGGCCTGAAGGTCCGCTTTTCGGGCCGGGGAGCCGTCGTCCGGCAAAGCGTCGCTCCCGGAGCGCGCATCACGCCGGGCGCGACGGTCGCCATAACGCTGAACTAAGATGAAAGAACTGACGATATTCACCCCGGCGCCGCGCCGCAGGGAGACTTTCCCGGCTTCCGGACGCGTTCGCGGAAGCGCCTGCGATCCGAATTCCGCGGACCGCGGCGACAAAGACGCCCAAGGGGCGAATACGACAAAAGACAACGGTTTATGAAAACACTGAAAGAACTTCTCCGAAATACCCCCGTCACGGCACTGCACGGCGACGATTCGGCCGCCGTCGCCGGGTTGGTTTACGACTCGCGTGCCATCGGGCCGGGCGACTGCTTCTTCGCCGTGCGCGGCACGCAGAACGACGGGCACGACTTCATTCCCGCCGCCGTCGCAAAAGGCGCCGCCGCCGTCGTCTGCGAACGCCTGCCCGAACAGACCGCCGCAGACGTCACCTACGTCGCGGTGCCCGACGCCGCAGGCGCGCTGGCCGACATGGCCGCGGCGTTCTACGACCACCCCAGCCGCGCGCTGAAACTCGTCGGCATCACCGGCACCAACGGCAAGACCACGACCGTGACGCTGCTGTATGACCTCGTACGGGCGTTGGGTCATAAGGCGGGACTGATTTCGACCGTGGTCTACAAGGTCGGCGAACGCACCGTCGAGGCGACGCACACCACGCCCGACCCCGTGCGGCTCAACGCCATGATGCGCGAAATGGCCGACGAGGGGTGCGAGTACTGCTTCATGGAGTGTTCGTCGCACGCCATCGTGCAGGAGCGCACGCGCGGGCTGCACTTCGCGGGCGGCATCTTCTCGAACATCACCCACGACCACCTCGACTACCACAAGACCTTCGCCGAATACATCCGCGCCAAGAAACTCTTCTTCGACTCACTCTCAAAAGAGGCCTTCGCGCTGACCAACGCCGATGACAAAAACGGCCGCGTGATGGTGCAGAACACCGCCGCAGCCATACACACCTACTCGCTGCGCTCGATGGCCGACTTCCGCTGCAAGATCGTCGAAATGCACCCGGACGGCATGCTGCTGCGCATCGACGGACAGGAGGTATGGGTCGGGCTGGTGGGCCGCTTCAACGCCTACAACCTGCTGGCCGTATACGGCGCGGCGGTTCTGCTGGGCTTCGACCGCGGCGAAACGCTGCGCGCGGCGAGCATGCTGCACCCGGTCAGCGGCCGCTTCGAACTGGTCCGGAGCGCAAACGGCGTCACGGCCGTCGTCGATTACGCCCACACGCCCGACGCGCTCGAAAACGTGATCCGCACCATCGAGGAGATCCGCACCCCGGCGCAGAAGCTGATCGTCGTCTGCGGCTGCGGCGGCGACCGCGACCGCACCAAGCGGCCCGAAATGGCGCAGATCGCCGTGCGGTACGCCGACACGGCCGTCTTCACGTCGGACAATCCGCGCCACGAGTCGCCCGAAGCGATTCTCGACCAGATGGCGGCGGGACTCGAACCCGGCGCGCGCTTCCTGCGCATCGCCGACCGCGCCGAAGCCATCCGCACGGCGGTGATGCTCTCGCAGCCGGGCGACATCCTGCTCGTGGCGGGCAAGGGCCACGAAACCTATCAGATCGTCGGCGACGTGAAACACCCCTTCGACGACCGGGAGGAGGTCCGCAAAGCCTTTGATTCATTCGGTAAATAAAACCCAACGAACAATATGCTCTATTACATCTTCAAGTATCTGGACGAAGCCTACAACCTGCCCGGTTCGGGCATGTTCCAGTACATTTCGTTCCGCGCCGCGGCGTCGATCATCCTCGCGCTGCTGATCGTCATCATTTTCGGCCGCAAGATCATCGACTTCCTGCGCCGCAAGCAGATCGGCGAAGAGGTCCGCGACCTCGGTCTGGAGGGACAGCTCCAGAAGCGCGGCACCCCCACCATGGGCGGCGTGATCATCCTGCTTGCGATTCTGGTTCCGATCCTTCTGCTCGGACGGCTCGACAACATCTACATCCAGCTGATGATCGTCTCGACCGTATGGCTGGGGCTGATCGGCGGACTGGACGACTACATCAAGGTTTTCCGCCACAACAAGGAGGGGCTCAAGGGCCGTTTCAAGATCGTGGGACAGGTCGGGCTGGGCATCATCGTCGGCACGACGATGTGCGTGTCGCAGGAGATCGTCGTCCGCGACAAAGTCGTACAGCCCGTACAGACCGTCTACATGAACGAGGACGGCTCCGTGCTCGAAACCGTACACCGCAACGTGGTCCTCAGCTCCGAAAGCCTCAAGACCACCCAGACGACCATTCCCTTCATCAAAGACAACGAATTCGATTACGGCTGGCTCACGGGCGGCAATACGACGATGACGTGGCTGCTCTACGTGCTGGTCGCCATCTTCGTGGTGACGGCCGTCTCCAACGGCGCCAACCTCACCGACGGACTCGACGGACTGGCCACGGGAGTCTCGGTGCCGATCGTGGCGGTGCTGGGCGTACTGGCTTATCTCTCAGGACATATCGTATACGCCGACTACCTCAATATCATGTACATCCCTGACAGCGGCGAACTGGTCGTCTTCGCCGCGGCGCTGGTCGGCGCGCTGGTCGGCTTCCTTTGGTACAACTCCTTCCCGGCGCAGATCTTCATGGGCGACACCGGCTCGCTGTCGATCGGCGGCATCATCGCCGTCTTCGCCCTCTGCATCCGCAAGGAGCTGCTGCTGCCGCTGTTGTGCGGCGTCTTTCTGGTCGAAAGCTTCTCGGTGATGATGCAGGTCGGCTACTTCAAATACACCAAGCGCAAATACGGCGAAGGCCACCGCCTGCTGCTGATGGCTCCCGTACACCACCATTTCCAGAAGAAGGGACAGTTCGAGACCAAGATCGTCCTGCGTTTCTGGATCATCTCGCTGCTGCTGGCGGCCATCACCCTCGTAACGTTAAAGATCCGGTAATCATGAAAAAGATAGCAGTGCTGGGCGGCGGCATCAGCGGATACGGCTCCGCGATCCTCGCCAAGAAGAAAGGGTTCGACGTCTTCCTCTCCGATGCGGGGCGGATCGCCGACCGCTACAAGGCCAAGCTCGACGAGTGGCAGGTGCCCTACGAGGAGGGCGGCCATACCGAAGAGCGCATCCTCGACGCCGCGGAGGTCGTCAAGTCGCCCGGCATCCC contains these protein-coding regions:
- a CDS encoding UDP-N-acetylmuramoyl-L-alanyl-D-glutamate--2,6-diaminopimelate ligase, which gives rise to MKTLKELLRNTPVTALHGDDSAAVAGLVYDSRAIGPGDCFFAVRGTQNDGHDFIPAAVAKGAAAVVCERLPEQTAADVTYVAVPDAAGALADMAAAFYDHPSRALKLVGITGTNGKTTTVTLLYDLVRALGHKAGLISTVVYKVGERTVEATHTTPDPVRLNAMMREMADEGCEYCFMECSSHAIVQERTRGLHFAGGIFSNITHDHLDYHKTFAEYIRAKKLFFDSLSKEAFALTNADDKNGRVMVQNTAAAIHTYSLRSMADFRCKIVEMHPDGMLLRIDGQEVWVGLVGRFNAYNLLAVYGAAVLLGFDRGETLRAASMLHPVSGRFELVRSANGVTAVVDYAHTPDALENVIRTIEEIRTPAQKLIVVCGCGGDRDRTKRPEMAQIAVRYADTAVFTSDNPRHESPEAILDQMAAGLEPGARFLRIADRAEAIRTAVMLSQPGDILLVAGKGHETYQIVGDVKHPFDDREEVRKAFDSFGK
- the mraY gene encoding phospho-N-acetylmuramoyl-pentapeptide-transferase; the encoded protein is MLYYIFKYLDEAYNLPGSGMFQYISFRAAASIILALLIVIIFGRKIIDFLRRKQIGEEVRDLGLEGQLQKRGTPTMGGVIILLAILVPILLLGRLDNIYIQLMIVSTVWLGLIGGLDDYIKVFRHNKEGLKGRFKIVGQVGLGIIVGTTMCVSQEIVVRDKVVQPVQTVYMNEDGSVLETVHRNVVLSSESLKTTQTTIPFIKDNEFDYGWLTGGNTTMTWLLYVLVAIFVVTAVSNGANLTDGLDGLATGVSVPIVAVLGVLAYLSGHIVYADYLNIMYIPDSGELVVFAAALVGALVGFLWYNSFPAQIFMGDTGSLSIGGIIAVFALCIRKELLLPLLCGVFLVESFSVMMQVGYFKYTKRKYGEGHRLLLMAPVHHHFQKKGQFETKIVLRFWIISLLLAAITLVTLKIR